A genome region from Chloroflexota bacterium includes the following:
- a CDS encoding tetratricopeptide repeat protein produces the protein MANSSPAQIAKLVRVTLLGAFQVERDAQTIHLPTRKVESLLAYLALHPEPHAREKLAALCWGDSTDELARRSLRTALFSLRQELGNDLLLADRETVQLNPDFPIWVDAREIADCRLQIADSEIENLKLKIENYHDLLPDFYDDWILPEREQLRAIYIDALLHLAQHHRAKSEYARAIELAQKVLTHDPANEKADQHIIFCHAATGDRIGALKQFDECAKMLREELGVEPSPETIALRDQIEQALSGARSREAMFTNLPHPLTSFVGRANELAEIKRLLDLDLPGFGNLEGLRGTRLLTLTGSGGCGKTRLVIQFATELANANRFKNGVWWVDLSALTDGARVPQSLAAVFGLRESSDIPIIPLLINYLRAKELLLVVDNCEHLIEACAHLIETLLSACPTLKILATSREALNLAGEVVWRVPSLAVPDAANLPPLDQLAQYDALQLFVQRAQAVAPNWKLNGNARAVAQICARLDGMPLALELAAARVKGLSVEEIAQRLDHRFQLLASGQRTALPRQQTLRATIDWSFDLLSENERALFRRLAVFAGGWTLNAVEEICTDESLATSHVLDLLLRLIDKSLVVVAEQSGATRYHFLETIREYAREKLAQAGEAEKLYRRHLDWFVQFAIEADAKLRTPEMKRWFKQLDAEIDNCRTALAWAFENGQGAAGAQLNAALVYYFFVRNHYREAKSWSETAEALTRDAPAVIRAEALFALGMAVADVGENARAEEIWRQALSLYRDLENRMRIGRVLNLLGVVSNRLGKLDQAELYFQEALTLCRAMGDKWGITHALQNFDAFAERAGDFARAKAINEEGLRLSEELGDERMITRRFVDLGRIACAQGDLKQADALLKRAISTLWRMKEMFSLHQALETFALVLVAQGQPRRAAQILGAIESGRAELGVILSEERRAELEQIIQPIRAQLGDDGFARAFEEGRAMKLENIVEDVLNDGA, from the coding sequence ATGGCAAATAGCTCACCAGCGCAAATCGCGAAATTGGTCCGCGTAACTCTGCTGGGCGCGTTTCAGGTCGAACGCGACGCACAAACGATCCATCTCCCCACGCGCAAAGTTGAATCGCTCTTGGCGTACCTGGCTTTGCATCCCGAACCGCACGCGCGCGAAAAACTTGCCGCACTTTGCTGGGGCGATTCCACCGACGAACTCGCGCGCCGTTCGCTGCGCACCGCGCTCTTTTCACTTCGTCAGGAGCTTGGCAATGATCTTTTATTGGCGGATCGCGAGACGGTCCAACTCAATCCGGATTTTCCGATTTGGGTGGACGCGCGCGAGATTGCAGATTGCAGATTGCAGATTGCAGATTCAGAAATCGAAAATCTGAAATTGAAAATCGAAAATTACCACGACCTGCTCCCGGATTTCTACGACGATTGGATTCTCCCCGAACGCGAACAACTCCGCGCGATCTACATCGACGCGCTGTTACACCTCGCGCAACATCATCGCGCGAAGAGTGAATACGCGCGCGCAATCGAACTCGCGCAAAAAGTTTTGACGCACGATCCCGCGAACGAAAAAGCGGACCAACACATCATCTTTTGTCACGCCGCGACCGGCGACCGCATCGGCGCGCTCAAGCAGTTCGACGAGTGCGCGAAAATGTTGCGCGAGGAACTCGGCGTCGAACCGTCGCCGGAAACAATTGCATTGCGCGATCAGATCGAGCAGGCGTTGAGCGGCGCAAGATCACGCGAGGCGATGTTTACGAATCTGCCGCATCCGTTGACGAGTTTTGTGGGACGCGCTAACGAACTTGCGGAGATAAAGCGACTGCTCGACCTAGACCTTCCAGGTTTTGGAAACCTGGAAGGTCTGCGCGGGACGCGCTTGCTCACCCTGACCGGGTCGGGGGGTTGCGGCAAGACGCGTTTAGTGATTCAGTTCGCGACCGAACTCGCGAACGCGAATCGTTTCAAAAACGGTGTGTGGTGGGTTGACCTATCCGCGCTAACGGATGGCGCGCGTGTGCCGCAATCGCTTGCGGCTGTATTCGGCTTGCGTGAATCGAGCGATATTCCGATCATTCCATTGCTCATCAACTATTTGCGCGCAAAAGAGTTGTTGCTGGTGGTGGACAATTGCGAGCATCTGATCGAGGCGTGCGCGCACTTGATCGAAACACTGTTGAGCGCGTGTCCCACACTGAAAATTTTAGCGACGAGTCGCGAGGCGTTGAATCTCGCGGGCGAAGTCGTGTGGCGCGTGCCGTCGCTCGCCGTGCCGGACGCGGCGAATTTGCCGCCGCTCGATCAACTGGCGCAATACGACGCGCTTCAACTTTTCGTTCAGCGCGCGCAAGCCGTCGCGCCGAATTGGAAATTGAATGGTAATGCGCGTGCGGTCGCGCAGATTTGTGCGCGGCTCGATGGAATGCCGCTCGCGCTTGAACTCGCGGCGGCGCGCGTGAAAGGGTTATCCGTCGAAGAAATCGCGCAACGGCTTGACCATCGTTTTCAATTGCTCGCGAGTGGACAGCGTACAGCGTTGCCGCGCCAGCAAACTTTGCGCGCGACAATAGATTGGAGTTTTGATTTGTTGTCCGAAAACGAGCGTGCGCTGTTTCGTCGGCTGGCGGTTTTCGCCGGCGGGTGGACGCTCAATGCGGTGGAAGAAATTTGCACGGATGAATCGCTGGCTACGTCACACGTTCTTGATTTATTGTTGCGCTTGATTGACAAGTCGCTCGTCGTCGTCGCCGAGCAGAGCGGCGCAACGCGTTATCATTTCCTTGAAACGATTCGTGAGTACGCGCGCGAAAAATTGGCGCAAGCCGGTGAAGCGGAAAAACTTTATCGTCGTCATCTGGATTGGTTTGTCCAATTCGCGATTGAGGCGGACGCGAAATTACGCACGCCGGAAATGAAGCGCTGGTTTAAACAATTGGATGCCGAGATTGACAATTGCCGCACCGCGCTCGCGTGGGCATTTGAAAACGGACAAGGCGCGGCGGGCGCGCAACTCAACGCCGCGCTCGTGTATTACTTTTTCGTGCGGAATCATTATCGCGAAGCGAAAAGTTGGAGCGAAACAGCGGAAGCGTTGACGCGCGACGCGCCCGCGGTAATCCGCGCCGAGGCGCTCTTTGCGTTGGGCATGGCGGTCGCGGATGTGGGTGAGAACGCGCGGGCGGAAGAAATATGGCGACAAGCACTGTCGCTCTATCGCGATTTAGAAAACCGAATGCGGATTGGTCGGGTTCTCAACTTGCTTGGCGTAGTTTCCAACCGTCTCGGCAAATTGGATCAAGCGGAACTGTATTTTCAAGAAGCATTGACACTCTGCCGCGCGATGGGTGACAAATGGGGCATTACCCATGCGCTCCAAAACTTTGACGCGTTTGCCGAACGCGCCGGAGATTTTGCGCGCGCCAAAGCCATTAACGAGGAAGGTCTCAGGTTATCTGAAGAACTCGGCGACGAACGGATGATCACGCGGCGGTTCGTTGACTTGGGTCGGATTGCTTGTGCTCAGGGCGATTTGAAGCAAGCCGACGCGCTACTCAAACGCGCCATATCTACGCTATGGCGAATGAAGGAAATGTTCTCACTGCATCAAGCGCTCGAGACGTTTGCGCTGGTGTTGGTGGCACAAGGGCAACCGCGCCGCGCCGCGCAAATTCTCGGTGCAATTGAGTCGGGGCGCGCAGAGTTGGGAGTGATTTTATCCGAGGAGCGACGTGCCGAGTTGGAGCAGATCATTCAACCGATTCGCGCGCAACTGGGTGATGATGGTTTTGCGCGCGCGTTCGAAGAAGGACGCGCGATGAAACTAGAAAACATCGTTGAGGATGTGCTCAATGACGGAGCATAA
- a CDS encoding DUF4242 domain-containing protein — protein sequence MPLYLDIHQHVEGLTADAVKGAHARDLEVQTKHGVQYLKYWFDETTGKVFCLVQAPNKEAAAAVHREAHGLVADEIVQVEEGS from the coding sequence ATGCCACTCTATCTGGACATTCACCAACACGTCGAAGGTCTGACCGCGGATGCCGTCAAAGGCGCGCACGCGCGCGACCTGGAAGTGCAAACCAAGCACGGCGTCCAGTATCTCAAGTACTGGTTCGACGAAACGACCGGCAAAGTATTTTGTCTCGTTCAAGCGCCGAACAAGGAAGCCGCCGCCGCCGTCCATCGCGAAGCGCACGGACTCGTCGCGGATGAAATCGTACAAGTGGAAGAAGGCAGTTAA
- a CDS encoding tetratricopeptide repeat protein, with protein sequence MANNHLPIPLTRFIGREKEISAVIRASAQTRLLTLTGSGGCGKTRLALQVAARLADAFAQNIAWVEFAPLSDAALVPSAVAQILDVRESADQSLTQSLTHFLRAQQILLVFDNCEHLIAACAHLAEELLRACPQIAILATSRESLNVPGEIAWRVPPLQIPDPQITTAEVLLASESARLFIDRASLVDQTFAANPHNANAIAQICSRLDGMPLAIELAAARVKLLPVEQIAARLDDRFRLLNLGSRTAPPRHQTLRAVIDWSYGLLSPTEKILFRRLAVFAGGWTLDAAESVCSIQFSEISEEYSPTDVLDLLARLVDKSLVIAQNDVALYHMLETIREYAREKLIEANELQLLQARHCDFFVRLAEAGEPKLKGAEARQWMDRLESEYDNIRAVFEYAMANDVAPAVRLAWALVMLWVRRGYLIEGRNILMQLLARPETQGASHLRLQALKAIGYLQIYIQDSVAVRTYFEEGLAIAKMLEDEGEIAFTLHGIGRAFIFLNDYAAARPWIEESLVLYRKMGARWGEAQSLYSLGAVMNQLGDHQRSQLLLEESLEKFRALGDICDSVWPLSVLASMAREQGDLKRAIEIYDQCIEIDKHVGDRVHLDRKLISLGLIFEQQGDYHRAAQLLTEGLEIMKRRGRPIMFVYSLIGTANILREFGKPTVAARLLGAADALSESFLARGISNPGYRKLHDRVANEVRAELGAETFVSLAQVGRAMELEQAIAFALNEMKTSDLPDPRASSLSPRQAAKEKFGGLTTREREVAALIAQGKSNREIADALVLSERTIEGHVGNILDKLGFSARTQIATWAVQKGLLEKVSPRE encoded by the coding sequence ATGGCGAACAACCACTTGCCGATTCCGCTCACTCGTTTCATCGGGCGCGAAAAAGAGATCAGCGCCGTGATCCGCGCGAGCGCACAAACGCGTCTACTTACGCTCACCGGTTCGGGCGGGTGCGGCAAAACGCGGCTCGCGTTGCAAGTCGCCGCGCGGCTTGCCGATGCGTTCGCGCAAAATATCGCGTGGGTCGAGTTTGCGCCGCTGAGTGATGCCGCGCTCGTCCCCAGTGCAGTCGCGCAAATCCTCGATGTGCGCGAATCCGCCGACCAATCCCTCACCCAATCGCTCACCCACTTTTTGCGCGCCCAGCAAATTCTGCTTGTCTTTGATAATTGCGAACATCTCATCGCCGCGTGCGCGCATCTCGCCGAAGAATTGTTGCGCGCATGTCCGCAAATTGCGATTCTCGCCACGAGCCGCGAATCGCTCAACGTTCCGGGCGAAATCGCGTGGCGCGTGCCGCCGTTGCAAATCCCCGATCCCCAAATTACGACAGCCGAAGTGTTGCTCGCTTCCGAGTCCGCGCGCTTGTTCATCGATCGCGCGAGTTTGGTTGACCAGACCTTTGCTGCGAACCCGCACAACGCGAACGCCATCGCACAGATTTGCTCTCGGCTCGATGGGATGCCGCTGGCGATTGAACTTGCCGCGGCGCGCGTGAAATTATTGCCGGTCGAACAAATCGCCGCGCGGCTCGATGATCGGTTTCGCTTGCTGAACCTGGGGAGTCGCACCGCGCCGCCGCGCCATCAAACGTTGCGCGCGGTGATTGATTGGAGTTACGGGTTATTGTCGCCGACCGAAAAAATTCTGTTTCGTCGTCTCGCGGTATTCGCCGGCGGATGGACGCTCGACGCGGCAGAATCAGTGTGCAGTATTCAGTTTTCAGAAATCAGTGAAGAATATTCGCCGACTGATGTACTCGACTTGCTCGCGCGCCTCGTGGACAAGTCGCTCGTCATCGCGCAAAACGATGTGGCGCTCTATCACATGTTGGAAACGATCCGCGAATACGCGCGCGAAAAATTGATTGAGGCAAATGAGTTGCAATTGCTTCAAGCGCGGCACTGCGATTTCTTTGTTCGACTTGCGGAAGCAGGCGAACCGAAACTCAAGGGAGCTGAAGCCAGACAATGGATGGATCGTTTGGAGAGCGAGTACGACAACATTCGCGCGGTCTTTGAATACGCGATGGCAAACGATGTCGCGCCCGCCGTGCGCCTGGCTTGGGCGCTGGTCATGTTGTGGGTACGGCGCGGCTATCTCATTGAAGGGCGCAATATACTGATGCAACTCTTGGCGCGACCTGAGACGCAAGGCGCATCTCACTTGCGATTACAAGCATTGAAAGCAATCGGTTATTTGCAAATCTACATCCAGGATTCGGTGGCGGTGCGAACATATTTCGAGGAGGGTTTAGCAATCGCCAAAATGTTAGAAGACGAAGGTGAGATTGCGTTTACGCTGCATGGCATCGGACGCGCGTTTATCTTTTTGAACGATTATGCGGCGGCGCGTCCATGGATCGAAGAAAGTTTGGTGCTCTATCGAAAAATGGGTGCGCGATGGGGCGAAGCGCAATCGCTTTACTCATTAGGCGCGGTGATGAATCAACTGGGCGATCACCAACGCAGTCAGTTGTTGCTTGAAGAATCCTTGGAGAAATTTCGGGCGCTTGGGGACATTTGTGACAGCGTGTGGCCCCTGTCTGTTCTTGCCTCCATGGCGCGGGAACAGGGAGACCTTAAACGCGCCATTGAGATTTACGACCAGTGCATCGAAATTGATAAACATGTGGGTGACCGAGTCCACCTTGATCGCAAATTGATCAGTTTGGGGTTGATCTTTGAACAACAAGGTGATTATCATCGCGCGGCACAGCTTTTGACCGAGGGTCTTGAAATCATGAAACGCCGCGGCAGACCGATTATGTTCGTGTATTCGTTGATTGGGACAGCCAATATCCTTCGAGAATTCGGCAAGCCCACCGTGGCGGCGCGGCTCTTGGGCGCGGCGGATGCATTGAGTGAATCTTTTCTGGCGCGTGGAATTTCGAATCCCGGGTACCGCAAACTGCATGATCGCGTTGCGAACGAGGTGCGCGCCGAGTTGGGCGCAGAAACTTTCGTGTCGCTTGCGCAAGTGGGGCGCGCGATGGAATTGGAGCAAGCCATCGCGTTTGCGTTGAATGAGATGAAGACCTCCGATTTACCGGACCCGCGCGCGTCATCGCTCTCACCGCGCCAAGCCGCGAAAGAAAAATTCGGTGGGCTGACCACGCGCGAACGCGAGGTCGCCGCGCTCATCGCGCAGGGCAAATCGAATCGCGAGATCGCGGACGCGCTCGTGTTGAGCGAGCGCACGATTGAAGGACACGTCGGCAACATTCTCGACAAACTGGGTTTCAGCGCGCGCACGCAGATCGCGACGTGGGCGGTGCAAAAGGGCTTGCTTGAAAAAGTAAGCCCGCGTGAATAA
- a CDS encoding tetratricopeptide repeat protein, with the protein MTEHNNLPIALTRFIGREKEIAEVKRLLTSPSSPTPSLSPVAQFSDRREGGGKGVGVRLLTLTGSGGCGKTRLAIQVADSLRDKFPDGVWLIELGSLADSALVSQTVASVFDLRQAGKLAPIDLLKNFLRAKNVLLVLDNCEHLIHACAQLAESLLTSCPDLKILATSREALNIAGESLYRVPSLTLPPTQDLPALDILAQYESIHLFVERADAIAPRFELTRDNAPFIAQICQRVDGIPLAIELAAARVKMLTVAQIAARLDNVFRLLTRGSINAMPRQQTLRATMDWSFDLLSEPERILFRRLAVFAGGFTLDQAEVICAGDGLHADDMLDVLADLVDKSLVSVFKYEEGAAARYRMLETIRQYASEKMTEAGEAYSLRARHLDFFLQVAEETEPKHEGSGANQRMNHLHVEYDNLRVALKTAHALGLVEPGLRLASALGEFWETVGYLSEARATCRALLSLSVESRSQLGVARVRVLNLAGYWAILQGDYAEAHQLLEESTALAEEIEDDVSVARSLKYRSFAALTQGDNTAARALVEKSLAILRQLDDQPSIAISLTTLGLVVRDQGDYARARTLFEEALAIRRALNDRNAIASSLRDLGSTAQAQGDPIAEAWLESSLKMSQELNDQFEIPRCLHDLGLVAASRGDTEHAQKLFSQSLAIFQAQGDKRNTLKCIEGLAGTASANGRHERATRLLGAAEVLRETLGVPMLGMYRARHTVMIRNLHDRLESNRLAIVWAEGRAMSLEQAIQYAFGEAIEYDQVELAETRQAAKTKLDGLTARECEVAALIAVGKSNRAIAEVLVLSERTVEGYVGNILNKLGFNARTQIAAWAVQRGLVQPDKTLP; encoded by the coding sequence ATGACGGAGCATAACAACCTGCCGATCGCACTCACGCGTTTTATCGGGCGCGAAAAAGAAATCGCGGAGGTCAAGCGATTACTGACCTCACCCTCTTCCCCAACCCCCTCCCTCTCTCCTGTCGCACAGTTCAGCGACAGGAGAGAGGGAGGGGGCAAGGGGGTGGGAGTGAGGTTGCTCACGTTGACCGGTTCGGGCGGCTGCGGCAAAACGCGCTTGGCAATTCAAGTTGCCGATAGTCTTCGCGATAAATTTCCCGATGGCGTCTGGCTGATCGAGTTGGGATCGCTCGCAGATTCCGCACTCGTTTCACAAACCGTTGCATCCGTTTTCGATTTGCGCCAAGCCGGCAAACTCGCGCCGATTGATCTACTCAAAAATTTTCTGCGCGCGAAAAATGTTCTGCTTGTTCTCGACAACTGCGAGCATTTGATTCACGCGTGCGCGCAGTTAGCCGAATCGCTTTTGACGAGTTGCCCCGATTTGAAAATTTTGGCGACGAGCCGCGAAGCGTTGAACATCGCCGGAGAATCCTTGTATCGTGTGCCCTCGCTCACTCTACCCCCAACCCAGGATTTACCCGCGCTGGACATTCTCGCGCAATACGAATCCATCCATTTGTTCGTCGAACGCGCGGACGCGATTGCGCCGCGTTTTGAATTGACGCGCGACAATGCGCCTTTCATCGCGCAAATCTGCCAACGCGTGGATGGAATTCCACTCGCCATCGAACTTGCCGCCGCGCGCGTCAAAATGCTGACCGTCGCGCAGATTGCCGCACGGCTGGACAATGTTTTTCGATTATTGACGCGCGGCAGTATCAACGCGATGCCGCGCCAACAAACTTTGCGCGCGACGATGGATTGGAGTTTCGATCTATTGAGCGAGCCGGAGCGAATTTTGTTTCGGCGTCTCGCGGTGTTTGCCGGTGGCTTCACGCTCGATCAAGCCGAAGTGATCTGCGCGGGCGATGGACTCCATGCCGACGACATGCTCGATGTGCTTGCGGACTTGGTGGACAAATCGCTCGTCAGTGTGTTCAAGTATGAGGAAGGCGCCGCCGCGCGCTATCGAATGTTGGAAACGATTCGCCAATACGCGAGCGAAAAAATGACTGAAGCAGGTGAAGCATATTCCTTGCGCGCGCGGCATCTCGATTTTTTTCTCCAGGTCGCCGAGGAGACCGAGCCGAAACACGAAGGTTCTGGCGCGAATCAGCGGATGAATCATTTACACGTAGAGTACGACAATTTGCGTGTCGCGCTGAAAACGGCGCACGCATTGGGGCTGGTCGAGCCAGGATTACGTTTGGCAAGTGCGCTGGGCGAGTTCTGGGAAACAGTGGGTTATCTGAGCGAAGCACGCGCAACCTGTCGCGCTTTGCTTTCCCTCTCTGTCGAATCGCGTTCGCAGCTAGGCGTTGCCCGCGTGCGCGTGCTGAACCTGGCTGGTTATTGGGCAATCCTCCAAGGCGATTACGCCGAAGCGCACCAGTTGTTGGAAGAGAGCACCGCGCTGGCGGAAGAAATCGAAGACGATGTAAGTGTGGCGCGCTCGCTCAAATATCGTAGTTTCGCGGCATTGACCCAAGGCGACAACACGGCGGCGCGCGCGCTCGTAGAAAAATCGTTGGCGATTTTACGCCAATTGGACGATCAGCCAAGCATCGCAATTTCTCTAACCACGCTGGGATTAGTTGTGCGCGATCAGGGCGATTACGCGCGCGCGCGGACACTGTTCGAGGAAGCATTAGCGATTCGGCGTGCGTTGAATGATCGGAATGCGATTGCCAGTTCACTGCGCGACCTCGGATCAACCGCGCAAGCGCAAGGCGACCCCATTGCCGAAGCATGGCTGGAATCAAGTTTGAAAATGTCGCAGGAGTTGAACGACCAGTTCGAGATTCCTCGTTGTCTGCACGATCTCGGACTGGTTGCGGCGAGTCGAGGTGACACGGAGCATGCCCAAAAACTTTTTTCGCAGAGTCTTGCGATTTTCCAAGCACAGGGCGACAAACGAAACACGCTCAAATGTATCGAGGGACTCGCCGGGACGGCAAGCGCGAACGGTCGTCACGAACGCGCTACACGACTTTTGGGCGCGGCAGAGGTTCTGCGCGAAACGCTCGGCGTCCCGATGCTGGGGATGTATCGCGCACGCCACACGGTAATGATTAGAAATCTGCACGACCGGTTGGAATCAAACCGGTTGGCAATCGTTTGGGCGGAAGGACGCGCCATGTCATTGGAGCAAGCAATTCAGTATGCGTTCGGTGAGGCGATTGAGTACGATCAAGTCGAATTGGCAGAAACACGGCAAGCCGCGAAAACAAAATTGGATGGATTGACTGCGCGTGAATGTGAGGTTGCCGCGCTCATCGCGGTGGGCAAATCGAATCGCGCAATTGCAGAAGTCCTTGTACTGAGTGAGCGAACGGTTGAAGGGTATGTCGGCAATATTCTCAACAAGCTCGGTTTCAACGCGCGCACGCAAATTGCGGCGTGGGCGGTGCAGCGCGGACTGGTCCAGCCCGACAAGACATTGCCCTGA
- a CDS encoding extracellular solute-binding protein: protein MKPATFFCALIIAITFLVACGPPTSETKSPGETRVPAITIAPKQSAPSARNAKGGIRKSASGYKGVLNFWLLGATPSNARESSFGNAVAQFMADNPEIQVELNSYPPTDEGITKLTIALQNGQGIEVLRLASDRLPLYVRDDLIEPIDPYLTISDKADILPNVLDVTRLKDGKAWAWPLWVVPMGIYVNKDVFAEAQVPLPPKDWTWDQFVDAAKKTTFKRANGEPVYGFSGFIDPGVNTTWGLWMNEDPSVRAIGKDGKFGFNNPKAFAGLQRFADLALVHKVTPPDFGAQRDTDIKRGFQSKQYAMIVDATGFAPTLVASKVNFEIYPHPTVNGNKLTVGAVGLIAVAKIKDDAKRQAAMDLARYLTSSQVQEDVPPSSNLPTGFYFAPGARKSVKVVDPLDKFIPMLPDLWITPLMADWGKLTRLFHAEYQNIIFGKAKPAEAIQRIAPEADLLISSR, encoded by the coding sequence ATGAAACCCGCAACATTTTTTTGCGCGTTGATCATCGCTATCACATTTCTAGTCGCGTGTGGACCACCAACCTCCGAAACCAAATCGCCCGGTGAAACGCGCGTGCCCGCGATAACCATCGCGCCAAAGCAATCAGCGCCATCTGCGCGCAACGCGAAAGGCGGAATCCGCAAAAGCGCGAGCGGATACAAAGGCGTACTGAATTTCTGGCTCCTGGGTGCGACACCGAGCAATGCGCGGGAGAGTTCCTTCGGCAACGCGGTTGCGCAATTTATGGCGGATAATCCGGAGATCCAAGTCGAACTGAATAGCTATCCACCAACCGACGAAGGCATCACCAAATTGACGATCGCACTTCAAAATGGTCAAGGGATCGAAGTTCTTCGCTTGGCATCCGACCGATTGCCTTTGTACGTGCGCGACGATCTCATCGAACCGATTGATCCGTACCTCACCATTTCAGACAAAGCGGACATTTTGCCGAATGTGCTCGACGTGACTCGTCTCAAAGATGGCAAAGCATGGGCGTGGCCCCTCTGGGTTGTGCCAATGGGCATCTATGTGAACAAGGATGTCTTTGCCGAAGCCCAGGTTCCGCTCCCACCCAAAGATTGGACCTGGGATCAATTTGTGGACGCGGCAAAAAAGACGACGTTCAAGCGCGCGAATGGCGAACCAGTTTATGGCTTTTCCGGATTCATCGATCCCGGAGTCAACACGACCTGGGGCTTGTGGATGAACGAAGATCCGAGCGTGCGCGCGATTGGCAAAGATGGCAAGTTCGGATTCAACAATCCCAAAGCGTTTGCCGGTTTGCAACGGTTTGCCGATCTCGCGCTCGTCCACAAAGTAACGCCGCCCGACTTTGGCGCGCAACGCGATACTGACATCAAGCGCGGTTTCCAAAGCAAGCAGTACGCGATGATTGTGGACGCGACCGGCTTTGCTCCAACCTTGGTTGCAAGCAAAGTGAATTTTGAAATCTATCCGCATCCGACGGTCAATGGCAACAAACTCACGGTGGGCGCAGTCGGATTGATCGCGGTTGCCAAAATCAAGGACGATGCCAAACGCCAAGCGGCGATGGACCTCGCGCGTTATCTCACGAGCAGTCAAGTGCAAGAGGATGTCCCACCCAGTTCAAACTTACCCACCGGCTTTTATTTCGCGCCAGGCGCACGCAAGTCGGTCAAGGTCGTTGACCCGCTCGATAAGTTCATTCCGATGTTGCCCGACTTGTGGATCACGCCGTTGATGGCGGATTGGGGTAAACTCACGCGCTTGTTCCATGCGGAATACCAGAACATTATTTTCGGCAAAGCCAAACCCGCAGAGGCAATTCAACGTATCGCGCCGGAAGCTGATCTTTTGATCTCAAGCAGGTAG